Genomic segment of Iocasia fonsfrigidae:
GCCTGTATTATATCTTTTTCAATTAAGGAAACAGTCTGTTCATATAAATCAAAACCTACTAATTTTATTTCCCCCTGTTTACCCAGAAGTTCTACTGCTTTTCCAGCTGCACATAATGTTTGATTGGCAACATAGATAGCAACTAAATCAGGATTATCTTTAATTATACTTTGAATATCTTCAATAACTTTCTCATTTATCGACCCCTCTACTTCAAATTCTTCGCAGATTTCATATGGACCAATAATATCATATTGAAAATTATCTGATAAAACCGATTTAAATCCCTTGGCACGATATTCACCTAAAATATCATGATTATTAATTATTGCTATTTTTCCAGGTTTAGAGGTAATTTTTTCAATAATACCTCCACAAACCTGCCCTGATTCAAAATAATTACAACCAAAATAAAATAATCTTTCACTATCCGGCAAATCCCTATTAAATGTTGCTACTGGAAGACCATCATCTATTAAATCATTGACTAAATCACCTACTAAATCCGGTTCCCAAACCGCCAGAGCAAGGGCATCTATCTGCTCTGACATCTCTTTAATCTGTAAAAGTTGTTCTTCCGGGGAATCAGCAGCCCTGATTAAAACATTAAGACCATAATTACTAAGTTCTTCATAAACAGTATTAATACCCCGGTTTATTTGTAAAGCAAACTCATTTGGTAGATAATAAGAAACACCAATACTACAATTCGTCCTTTTGGCCAGATGTTTTGCTGCCCGGTTGGGTTTATATCCCAGTTCATTTATATATCTTAATACCCTCTTTTTTGTATCAACAGCAACATTTCCCCGATCATTTAATACCCTATCTATTGTAGAACGTGATAAATTAAGTTCTTGTGCAATATCTGTAAGTGTAATATTTTTCATATCCATTTTGATAAGATCCCCTTTTTATTGTAAATGAAACACGTGTCTCATAATATTTATATTCTACATGGATTCTAGAATTCCTCTTTTTTAATTTATTTTTTTTGCCATTAATTTTTAAAAACCTGTTCGAAAAGCATCAGTATATACCGCTGGGGATTATATATCTTATTTATACCTTTTCGAACACACACTTTAATCTATCCTTTCCAACAAATAAGTGTTTTTTTCAGAATAAGAATTGTATTTCACAGCAAAATATGATATTGTATAATTAATTAATATTAATGCATAAATATTATTATCCTTGAAAGGGGGAAATAATTATCAAGGCTATACTGGTTCTAGAAGATGGTTTCACCTTGGAAGGCAGAACATTTGTCGGTAGTGGTGAAATCAAAGGAGAAGTTGTCTTTAATACAAGTATGACAGGATATCAGGAGATTATTACAGACCCCTCTTATAAGGGGCAGATGGTGGTT
This window contains:
- a CDS encoding LacI family DNA-binding transcriptional regulator, translated to MDMKNITLTDIAQELNLSRSTIDRVLNDRGNVAVDTKKRVLRYINELGYKPNRAAKHLAKRTNCSIGVSYYLPNEFALQINRGINTVYEELSNYGLNVLIRAADSPEEQLLQIKEMSEQIDALALAVWEPDLVGDLVNDLIDDGLPVATFNRDLPDSERLFYFGCNYFESGQVCGGIIEKITSKPGKIAIINNHDILGEYRAKGFKSVLSDNFQYDIIGPYEICEEFEVEGSINEKVIEDIQSIIKDNPDLVAIYVANQTLCAAGKAVELLGKQGEIKLVGFDLYEQTVSLIEKDIIQAVVCQEPFNQGYYPIKILFELIAEGKEIEKSKFITRLEIVMKENLRYYHNYDYIK